From one Tsukamurella tyrosinosolvens genomic stretch:
- a CDS encoding DEAD/DEAH box helicase — protein MNPGLPSLPSLLAAEVQTSIVEYLTTTFALSDPAAQAALRGFLSDPETGIFRGPYLKIRTPYQPVGDGWVSPLEWMPHEFKPFRHQAEAFARLSTNGMAARPTIVTTGTGSGKTESFLVPLLDHCRRASARGERGIKAIILYPMNALVTDQARRLAQYLHGDKRLTGVTAGVYIGGTGKRRYPTPQALVDHRDTLRDNPPDILLTNYRMLDLLLLRQADAKLWEGASTALQYLVLDEFHTYDGAQGTDVAMLIRRLGARLGLASEDGPLGRVTPVATSATLGSGSRSVELREFAATVFGSGFEPESVVGETSLTSADVVRDVDFTLDIPAVEDVLAAPDPVADDPSTWEPLARVVLAGGRADTNDLADPVAIGEALQRHFLTRVVIDVLGANPRTAADAVIDMAQAGVLPWGVHNSARPVEAQAALLKFLALLSIARIRDESGAVRPLVNVQVQIWVRELSRMLRAVAVEPEFRWWHSGPDEGRRHLPAAYCRVCGRSGWTAATTELGDSLSGESRTIWRNSARPGSRAKNRVLLTADATETGVLHLAPETLELHTTPGQETLAVHVSADDEDAANEVCPSCGARNSIRYMGSSVATLLSVGLTTEFGSRLLPDAEKKTLVFTDSVQDAAHRAAFIEGRAFTFNFRSAVFRSVQQGSRTLTQLGEDLATQPSTDELYSITPPDFVRRLTTDADWLDHDDGTLRRILATRLAFQSHLELGLNSRTGRTLELTSSLGVDIEADLQGYTRTARELHRNLPQLSLRETPDEGAYRTWITGLLDRLRITGGVYHPWLATYINEEGKRWSIWGGSAEGMPKFPRGRPAPAFYTTGNAGDTDFHSLTPRGESWSTDWTRRCLGVAPGEARALLVGVMNVLADGTGPLAERSGEHGARIYGLRPESITLHTDGVTRMACPTCHHTQPTVRARAADWEGAPCPRMRCTGILSEIAVPDTDFYRNLYRGGRIRRIVSAEHTGLLARDDREEIETRFKVGGSASDPNILACTPTLELGIDIGDLSTVALASLPRSTAGYLQRVGRAGRSTGNAFALAAVPTSPRDLYYFAQPEHLLAGEVMPPGAYLEATELLQRQYLAYCLDRIASGALRPGVTMPTRLSDCLGNGMDTGNWLRMVVDTCVERSEQLATEFLALFGDRLTELARQQLREFAAEGIRIDAAAAAARWDEETKEIRSRMNGLAETIAVLDGHGHLDDAQQEDRKRCAGEFKALSDQLYDRATGETLTGMSGVGLLPNYNLLDDSTVLDVHLWWTVGRAGNGPNSKPQTEALDLTYERGSSTALTELAPGSYFYADGNRVEIDAVDIGPAARPHWRRTRLCPDCGWGSTDATPVSSCPRCRCGAVADSGAVQNVLELRKVSAVHRLDDVLIDEEAEDRTRTFFGTVTGVDIEPTDIGQAWRLTNTAFGAEFARSATIRTINTGLGDAPGEQLAIAGHVHNAPGFLTCGHCGVVARNANTTDRTRHRGYCVTRRGGTELWTRLLLSHELRTQAVRLLLPVSLLDFESTLASFKGALLLGLRKDFGGDPQHLAVVESSMSDSLGVTRRFLVLHDTVPGGTGYLDRFGEPDRMHRILSAARQILADCPCRTEERRACHRCLYGVLPGRDMENASRESALRLLDDFLADWEVEPIGTVTGIDIGDVQLSELERRFRELIKSKVAARPGASYEVVLGGKGEELDLRVPAPDQETRRWRMRPLVRMVRSGVATEPDFLLTRVDAQTADVAIYLDGKQFHASVEKNRTADDALKRDALRRDGLRVFSITWEDVAAYESGAGKNRTADMLHQHVKNTAAENVSDPRLRHLWANPVELLLEYLSDPDADVWGDGAEAIILALVQPPTPHHGSASPVFAGVESLGETMVAVARGSGDIPSDPSDVMVVPRNGLSGIPIVICADPQDVDPTLGVLLYLDDSAEVVGGATHDARWRGWLRWSNVVQFLSAPQWDDPMVRRMAAVWTAGSIGEFLKLPVPLAYRTTAIDFVPAPSGEWSVVTEYMDPCVGALVHRLASVDAPVPEVGFELGTDREIWQVELAWPDRRVAVLTDTDPERDLWLTEHDWNYFVVSDETDSPLDEVVGALTNGVN, from the coding sequence ACCTCACCACCACGTTCGCGCTCTCCGACCCGGCCGCGCAGGCGGCTCTCCGGGGGTTCCTCAGCGACCCCGAAACGGGAATCTTCCGCGGCCCCTACCTCAAGATCCGTACCCCGTACCAGCCCGTCGGCGACGGGTGGGTCTCGCCGTTGGAATGGATGCCCCACGAATTCAAGCCCTTCCGGCACCAGGCCGAGGCGTTCGCGCGGCTGTCCACCAACGGCATGGCCGCCCGACCCACCATCGTCACCACCGGCACCGGATCCGGTAAGACCGAGTCCTTCCTGGTGCCGCTTCTGGATCACTGTCGAAGGGCATCCGCACGAGGTGAGCGCGGGATAAAGGCGATCATCCTTTACCCGATGAACGCCCTCGTCACCGACCAGGCGCGCCGCCTCGCTCAGTATCTGCACGGCGACAAGCGGCTCACCGGTGTCACCGCGGGCGTCTACATCGGCGGCACCGGCAAACGCCGGTACCCCACCCCCCAGGCGCTGGTCGACCACCGCGACACACTGCGCGACAACCCGCCCGACATCCTGCTCACCAATTACCGCATGCTGGACCTCCTGCTGCTGCGCCAGGCCGATGCGAAGCTCTGGGAGGGGGCCTCCACCGCGCTGCAGTACCTCGTCCTCGACGAGTTCCACACATACGACGGCGCCCAGGGCACCGATGTTGCGATGCTGATCCGCAGACTCGGAGCACGACTGGGGCTCGCCAGCGAAGACGGCCCCCTCGGACGGGTCACGCCCGTCGCCACCTCGGCGACTCTGGGAAGCGGATCTCGATCGGTCGAACTGCGGGAATTCGCCGCTACGGTGTTCGGCAGCGGGTTCGAACCAGAATCCGTCGTCGGTGAGACCTCCCTGACCTCCGCGGACGTGGTCCGCGACGTCGACTTCACACTCGACATCCCCGCCGTCGAAGACGTTCTGGCCGCGCCCGACCCGGTCGCCGATGACCCGTCCACGTGGGAGCCGCTGGCCCGCGTTGTCCTCGCCGGAGGGCGAGCGGACACGAACGACCTCGCCGATCCCGTGGCGATCGGCGAAGCCCTGCAAAGACACTTCCTCACTCGCGTCGTGATCGACGTGCTCGGCGCGAACCCGCGCACCGCGGCTGACGCCGTGATCGACATGGCACAGGCCGGTGTCCTCCCCTGGGGAGTGCACAACTCCGCTCGCCCCGTCGAGGCGCAGGCCGCTCTCTTGAAGTTCCTCGCTCTCCTTTCCATCGCCCGGATCCGGGACGAATCCGGCGCGGTCCGCCCCCTCGTCAACGTGCAGGTGCAGATCTGGGTGCGCGAGCTGAGCAGGATGCTCCGCGCAGTCGCCGTCGAGCCCGAATTCCGTTGGTGGCACTCCGGACCCGACGAAGGACGCCGCCATCTGCCGGCCGCATACTGCCGCGTGTGCGGCCGCTCCGGATGGACAGCTGCCACGACCGAACTCGGCGACAGCCTCTCCGGAGAATCTCGGACCATTTGGCGGAACAGCGCCCGGCCCGGCAGCCGAGCGAAGAACCGGGTGCTCCTCACCGCCGACGCGACGGAGACCGGCGTCCTCCACCTCGCCCCTGAGACGCTGGAACTTCACACCACGCCCGGGCAGGAGACACTGGCCGTCCACGTATCGGCCGACGACGAGGACGCCGCGAACGAGGTGTGCCCGTCCTGCGGCGCCCGCAACTCCATCCGCTACATGGGATCCAGCGTCGCCACCCTGCTCAGCGTGGGTCTTACCACCGAGTTCGGCTCCCGCCTACTACCCGACGCGGAGAAGAAGACTCTCGTCTTCACCGACTCCGTACAGGACGCGGCGCACCGCGCGGCGTTCATCGAAGGTCGGGCGTTCACCTTCAACTTCCGTTCCGCAGTGTTCCGCAGTGTTCAACAGGGGAGTCGCACCCTGACCCAGCTCGGCGAAGATCTCGCCACACAGCCGTCCACCGACGAGCTGTACTCCATCACCCCGCCCGACTTCGTACGCAGACTCACCACCGACGCCGACTGGCTCGACCACGACGACGGTACCCTGCGACGCATCCTGGCGACCCGGCTCGCCTTCCAGTCACACCTCGAACTCGGGTTGAACAGTCGCACCGGCCGCACCCTGGAGCTCACCTCCTCGCTCGGCGTCGACATCGAGGCGGATCTGCAAGGCTACACCCGCACCGCTCGTGAACTGCACCGGAACCTGCCGCAGCTGAGCCTTCGGGAAACTCCGGACGAGGGCGCGTACCGCACGTGGATCACGGGGCTCCTCGACCGCCTCCGCATCACCGGAGGCGTGTATCACCCCTGGCTCGCCACCTACATCAATGAGGAGGGCAAACGCTGGTCAATCTGGGGAGGCAGCGCCGAGGGCATGCCGAAGTTCCCCCGCGGCCGCCCCGCACCGGCCTTCTACACCACCGGAAACGCGGGCGACACCGACTTCCACTCGCTCACCCCGCGAGGCGAGTCCTGGTCCACGGACTGGACCCGCCGGTGCCTCGGAGTCGCCCCGGGTGAAGCACGCGCACTACTGGTCGGCGTGATGAACGTTCTCGCCGACGGCACCGGGCCGCTCGCCGAGCGATCCGGTGAGCACGGTGCCCGAATCTACGGCCTCAGACCGGAATCGATCACGTTGCACACGGACGGCGTCACCCGGATGGCGTGCCCCACGTGCCATCACACCCAGCCCACGGTGCGCGCGCGTGCCGCCGACTGGGAAGGCGCACCATGCCCGCGGATGCGGTGCACCGGGATCCTGTCGGAGATCGCCGTTCCCGACACCGACTTCTACCGGAATCTATACCGGGGCGGACGAATCCGACGCATCGTGAGTGCCGAACACACCGGGCTGCTGGCGCGCGACGACCGCGAGGAGATCGAGACCCGATTCAAGGTGGGGGGCTCGGCCTCCGACCCGAACATCCTGGCCTGCACGCCCACGTTGGAGCTGGGTATCGACATCGGTGACCTGAGCACCGTCGCACTGGCATCACTACCCCGCTCCACCGCCGGGTACCTCCAACGCGTCGGCCGCGCAGGGCGCTCCACCGGCAACGCCTTCGCCCTCGCGGCAGTACCCACATCCCCTCGGGATCTGTACTACTTCGCCCAGCCGGAACACCTTCTGGCCGGCGAGGTGATGCCACCCGGCGCCTACCTGGAGGCCACCGAACTCCTGCAGCGCCAGTACCTCGCGTACTGCCTCGATCGGATCGCCTCCGGTGCCCTGCGCCCCGGTGTCACGATGCCCACCCGGCTCTCCGATTGCCTCGGCAACGGAATGGACACGGGCAACTGGCTGCGCATGGTCGTCGACACCTGCGTCGAACGATCCGAGCAATTGGCAACGGAGTTCCTCGCGCTGTTCGGAGACCGGCTCACCGAGCTCGCGCGGCAACAGCTGCGAGAATTCGCCGCCGAGGGCATTCGAATCGATGCCGCAGCCGCCGCGGCGCGGTGGGACGAGGAGACCAAGGAGATCAGGTCGCGGATGAACGGTCTCGCTGAGACCATCGCCGTGCTCGACGGGCACGGCCACCTCGACGACGCCCAGCAGGAGGACCGGAAGCGCTGCGCCGGCGAGTTCAAAGCACTCTCCGATCAACTCTACGACCGTGCGACGGGCGAGACGCTCACCGGCATGTCCGGGGTGGGACTGCTCCCGAACTACAACCTGCTCGACGACTCCACCGTCCTGGACGTTCACCTCTGGTGGACAGTCGGCCGCGCCGGCAACGGACCGAATTCGAAACCGCAGACCGAAGCACTGGACCTCACCTACGAGCGGGGCAGCTCCACCGCGTTGACCGAGCTTGCGCCCGGCTCCTACTTCTACGCGGATGGCAATCGCGTCGAGATCGACGCCGTGGACATCGGCCCGGCCGCCCGCCCCCACTGGCGGCGAACGCGGCTGTGCCCCGATTGCGGATGGGGCAGCACTGACGCGACCCCCGTCTCATCCTGTCCGCGTTGCCGATGCGGCGCCGTCGCCGACTCGGGCGCGGTGCAGAACGTGTTGGAACTGCGCAAAGTATCGGCCGTGCACCGACTGGATGACGTCCTCATCGACGAGGAAGCCGAAGACCGCACACGAACCTTCTTCGGGACGGTCACAGGTGTCGACATCGAACCGACGGATATCGGGCAGGCGTGGCGCCTCACGAACACGGCTTTCGGCGCGGAGTTCGCGCGATCCGCGACTATTCGAACCATCAACACCGGTCTTGGGGACGCACCGGGAGAACAGCTCGCGATTGCGGGGCACGTGCACAATGCGCCCGGATTCCTCACCTGCGGGCACTGCGGCGTGGTGGCGCGCAACGCCAACACGACTGATCGAACCCGACATCGTGGCTACTGCGTGACTAGGCGCGGGGGAACCGAGCTGTGGACGAGGCTGCTGCTCTCGCACGAATTGCGCACCCAGGCGGTACGTCTGTTACTTCCGGTCTCACTCCTCGACTTCGAGTCGACCCTCGCCTCGTTCAAGGGAGCGTTGCTTCTCGGGCTTCGGAAGGACTTCGGTGGCGATCCCCAACACCTCGCGGTCGTCGAGTCCAGTATGAGCGACTCACTCGGTGTCACCCGACGCTTCCTGGTACTGCACGACACCGTTCCCGGCGGAACGGGATATCTCGACCGGTTCGGCGAACCGGACCGGATGCACCGAATCCTCAGTGCGGCACGGCAGATCCTGGCCGACTGCCCCTGTAGAACCGAGGAGCGCCGTGCATGCCACAGGTGCCTCTACGGTGTCTTACCGGGCCGGGACATGGAGAACGCGTCCCGCGAATCCGCGCTGCGACTGTTGGACGACTTCCTCGCTGATTGGGAGGTCGAACCCATCGGCACCGTTACCGGAATCGACATCGGCGATGTTCAGCTCAGTGAGCTCGAACGACGGTTCCGTGAACTGATCAAATCGAAAGTGGCCGCGAGGCCGGGCGCATCGTACGAGGTCGTGCTCGGAGGCAAGGGCGAGGAACTCGATCTCCGTGTGCCGGCGCCCGACCAAGAAACCAGACGCTGGCGAATGCGACCTCTGGTTCGGATGGTCCGCAGCGGAGTGGCGACTGAGCCGGACTTCCTCCTCACACGTGTGGACGCACAGACTGCAGACGTGGCGATCTATCTCGACGGCAAACAGTTCCACGCCAGCGTCGAGAAGAACCGGACCGCCGACGACGCCCTCAAACGTGATGCGCTTCGCCGCGACGGGTTGCGCGTCTTCTCGATCACCTGGGAAGACGTTGCCGCTTACGAGTCGGGGGCGGGGAAGAACCGGACCGCCGACATGCTGCATCAACACGTCAAGAACACCGCTGCAGAGAACGTCTCGGATCCGCGCCTTCGTCACCTCTGGGCGAACCCCGTCGAACTTCTTCTCGAGTATCTCTCCGATCCCGATGCCGATGTATGGGGCGACGGTGCTGAAGCGATCATCTTGGCACTCGTGCAGCCCCCCACCCCGCACCACGGATCTGCATCGCCCGTATTCGCCGGCGTTGAATCCCTCGGCGAAACGATGGTCGCGGTCGCGCGCGGAAGCGGCGACATCCCGAGCGATCCGAGCGACGTGATGGTCGTGCCGCGCAATGGTCTCAGCGGCATCCCCATCGTGATCTGTGCGGACCCGCAAGACGTCGATCCGACGCTGGGAGTGCTGCTGTATCTCGACGACTCCGCTGAGGTGGTCGGCGGAGCGACTCACGACGCCCGGTGGCGTGGCTGGCTCCGATGGTCGAACGTCGTGCAATTCCTGTCTGCACCTCAATGGGACGATCCGATGGTCAGACGAATGGCGGCGGTGTGGACCGCTGGATCCATCGGCGAGTTCCTGAAGCTGCCGGTGCCCTTGGCGTACCGTACGACGGCAATCGATTTCGTGCCCGCACCGTCGGGTGAGTGGAGCGTCGTAACCGAGTACATGGACCCGTGCGTAGGCGCGCTGGTCCACCGGCTGGCGTCGGTCGACGCTCCAGTGCCCGAGGTGGGGTTCGAACTCGGGACGGACAGGGAGATCTGGCAAGTGGAACTGGCATGGCCCGACCGCCGTGTGGCGGTTCTTACCGATACAGATCCAGAGCGTGATCTCTGGCTCACGGAACACGATTGGAATTACTTCGTCGTGAGCGACGAGACCGATTCACCGCTCGATGAGGTGGTCGGTGCACTGACGAACGGGGTGAACTGA
- a CDS encoding UvrD-helicase domain-containing protein, with amino-acid sequence MHEMFQGSYDKLDGSIKSRVLNFMVKLQQDPDNTGLDFKQPKGAANKYVRTARVNDNYRAVLIDPGGSGSLYLVAVMKHDDAYEFAGKLTIQVNPRTGAAELFDRDALGLAVDSANGDDTGRRATPFMPAGVRITDLERFGIETAVAEQLLRVEGEDAFLRIADALPSTQGGAVLDLAFGKSPDEVWNDYAIEDLAMVDQDDLAAALERPISRLAFTAAAGDNEDELRAVLEGDFAKWRVWLHPLQRDLAEHDGWNGPFRVTGGAGTGKTVTALHRARHLARRPAEDSRGKVLLTTYTRNLVRAIESQLIELAGKEITRDVDVVNVDALARRVVASTDEGRTLLSSSTLVQDDDRRVAALWSAAASDGKGEWEPGFLADEWSLVVLGNSIETETEYLRVPRSGRSQRLSRPQRVDVWRVVEHFQRLMRAEGLITFTELAARAAAALNADRALVGGFGYRHAVVDEAQDLHPAHWKMLRSLVPPGKDDLFIVGDAHQRLYGRPTPLSRYGIETRGRSRRLTINYRTSREILRWTLHVADPDVDDLDLEADTLEGARSVFGGPEPSTRRFATHAKEDEGIGDTVKSWQSEGLAPSEIAVFAHESRHVAEIAEALAGMGIPSVVVGSDTAVERMGGNVRVMTMHRAKGLEFRGVVLARMGENDFPPSYLAKKRGEAHARELSKLRSLLYVAGSRAREQMLVAHTGRMTELLG; translated from the coding sequence ATGCACGAGATGTTTCAAGGCTCCTACGACAAGCTCGACGGCAGCATTAAATCTCGGGTGCTCAACTTCATGGTGAAGCTCCAGCAGGACCCCGACAACACGGGGTTGGATTTCAAGCAGCCCAAAGGGGCCGCCAACAAGTACGTCCGAACGGCCCGAGTGAACGACAACTACCGTGCTGTGCTCATCGATCCGGGCGGATCGGGTTCGCTGTACCTCGTCGCCGTGATGAAGCACGATGACGCCTATGAGTTCGCGGGCAAGTTGACGATTCAGGTCAATCCTCGAACCGGGGCGGCGGAGCTGTTCGATCGAGACGCGCTGGGGCTTGCTGTGGACTCGGCGAATGGGGACGATACGGGCCGCCGGGCCACGCCGTTCATGCCCGCCGGTGTACGAATCACCGATCTGGAGCGTTTCGGCATCGAGACGGCGGTGGCCGAGCAGTTGCTGCGGGTCGAGGGAGAGGACGCGTTCCTGCGGATCGCGGATGCGCTGCCGTCAACCCAGGGCGGCGCCGTACTCGACCTGGCCTTCGGGAAGAGTCCCGACGAGGTCTGGAACGACTACGCGATCGAAGACCTGGCAATGGTGGACCAGGACGATCTCGCTGCCGCCCTGGAGCGGCCGATCTCGAGGCTCGCGTTCACCGCAGCAGCCGGCGATAACGAAGACGAGCTTCGCGCCGTGCTCGAGGGGGACTTCGCGAAGTGGCGAGTGTGGCTGCATCCGTTGCAGCGAGACCTCGCCGAGCACGACGGATGGAATGGACCGTTCCGTGTCACGGGTGGCGCGGGAACCGGCAAGACCGTGACGGCGCTGCATCGGGCGCGGCATCTCGCGCGCCGACCGGCGGAGGACAGCCGCGGCAAGGTGCTGCTCACCACCTACACCAGAAACCTCGTCCGAGCGATCGAATCGCAATTGATCGAATTGGCGGGGAAGGAGATCACGCGAGACGTCGACGTGGTGAACGTGGACGCGCTGGCGCGTAGGGTCGTCGCGTCGACGGACGAGGGGCGAACGCTACTTTCGTCTTCGACGCTCGTACAGGACGACGACCGTCGCGTCGCGGCACTCTGGTCCGCGGCCGCTTCCGATGGCAAGGGCGAGTGGGAACCGGGCTTCCTCGCCGACGAGTGGTCGCTCGTGGTGTTGGGAAACTCGATCGAGACGGAGACGGAGTATCTGAGGGTTCCGAGGAGCGGTCGTTCACAACGCCTCTCCCGACCCCAGCGCGTGGACGTGTGGCGTGTCGTGGAGCACTTCCAGCGGCTCATGCGGGCCGAGGGACTCATCACGTTCACCGAGCTCGCTGCGCGAGCTGCAGCGGCGCTGAACGCCGACCGCGCACTCGTGGGCGGGTTCGGCTACCGTCATGCCGTGGTGGACGAGGCCCAGGATCTGCACCCCGCTCACTGGAAGATGTTGAGGTCGCTGGTGCCGCCCGGTAAGGACGACCTGTTCATCGTCGGCGATGCGCATCAGCGTCTGTACGGGCGGCCCACTCCGTTGTCCAGATACGGGATCGAGACACGGGGCCGTTCGCGGCGACTGACGATCAACTACCGGACGAGCCGCGAAATTCTTCGCTGGACTCTCCATGTGGCCGACCCCGACGTCGACGACCTCGACCTCGAGGCCGACACGTTAGAGGGGGCCCGATCGGTGTTCGGGGGTCCCGAACCGTCGACGCGTCGCTTCGCCACGCACGCGAAGGAGGACGAGGGCATCGGAGACACTGTGAAGTCCTGGCAGTCGGAGGGGCTCGCGCCCTCCGAGATCGCGGTGTTCGCCCACGAGTCCCGACACGTGGCGGAGATCGCGGAGGCGCTGGCGGGGATGGGCATCCCGTCGGTGGTCGTAGGGTCTGACACCGCGGTGGAGCGGATGGGCGGGAATGTCCGCGTGATGACGATGCACCGGGCCAAGGGGTTGGAGTTCAGAGGAGTGGTGCTCGCACGGATGGGTGAGAACGACTTCCCGCCGTCCTATCTGGCAAAGAAGCGTGGAGAAGCGCACGCCAGGGAGCTGTCGAAACTCCGGAGCCTGTTGTACGTGGCCGGGTCTCGCGCGCGCGAGCAGATGCTCGTCGCGCACACCGGCCGGATGACGGAGCTGCTCGGATGA
- a CDS encoding UvrD-helicase domain-containing protein produces MTETRASMELDPSQLAVVEADADARLLVTAGAGQGKTEVVAGRVAHLVEEEALSASTEIMVLSFSRAAVHAVRSRLEARDIAKTDVRTFDSLASHLLAQNDIEPTGDFDHRIRQAIRLLDDDSTDVEGLEDIAHVILDEVQDLVGDRADMVLGLLGRLGADVGFTALGDPLQGIYDFTLADSHSKTSSAEFMEQLAIRFGARRVELEKNYRARGAFPLGVIDLGLRIRDEVEGPADEIISTFERTLPHSGTITEWRFLEQYTTGVTAILCNSNAEVLLVSRSLTTQDISHVVRRPAQDFGAARWVGEVFEGLAGPDVARSTVEAAIEKRLPADLRDEAWYLLKGAEGKSRSPNQLSLQRLRSLIAAGTVPLTLVERDTSRVIVSTIHRAKGLEFERAFLVHPNYTFEEESEWPAIRRMYVALSRARDDVAVIDIPDDRTWFKNVRGRMCEMRRGKNNNYVRAMELTARDVRDDSPPPMEPHRLVEMQRNLAAVSPGEAVTGFFDPTSTMSAQEPVFVLSTGSGELLGVTDRRLGRHLSYNFGYRFRDGWDGATLEDLTLVSIDTVATDPRSTAQAGLGDSGLWLVPRVFGLVTPAQG; encoded by the coding sequence ATGACTGAGACCCGTGCATCGATGGAGCTGGATCCGTCTCAACTCGCCGTCGTCGAGGCGGACGCCGATGCCCGCCTACTGGTGACCGCCGGCGCCGGGCAGGGGAAGACCGAGGTCGTCGCCGGCAGGGTCGCGCACCTCGTCGAGGAGGAAGCACTGTCCGCTTCCACCGAGATCATGGTGCTGAGCTTCTCCAGAGCGGCCGTGCACGCCGTGCGGAGCCGGTTGGAGGCGCGTGACATCGCGAAGACCGACGTGCGCACGTTCGATTCGCTCGCGTCGCATCTGCTGGCACAGAACGACATCGAACCGACGGGGGACTTCGACCATAGGATCCGTCAGGCGATCCGTCTGCTGGACGACGATTCGACGGACGTCGAGGGGCTGGAAGACATCGCTCATGTGATCCTCGACGAGGTGCAGGATCTCGTGGGGGATCGGGCGGACATGGTGTTGGGCCTGCTCGGTCGGTTGGGCGCCGACGTGGGATTCACGGCTCTCGGCGACCCACTGCAGGGCATCTACGATTTCACCCTCGCAGACTCGCACTCGAAGACGTCCTCTGCCGAATTCATGGAGCAGCTGGCGATCCGATTCGGGGCGCGCAGGGTCGAGCTGGAGAAGAACTATCGCGCCCGGGGAGCCTTTCCCCTCGGGGTGATCGACCTGGGGCTTCGAATCAGAGATGAGGTAGAGGGTCCTGCCGACGAGATCATATCGACGTTCGAACGGACGCTTCCCCATTCGGGAACCATCACGGAATGGCGATTCCTCGAGCAGTACACGACAGGGGTCACGGCGATCCTCTGCAACTCGAATGCAGAAGTGCTCCTCGTATCCCGGTCGCTCACGACGCAGGACATCAGTCACGTCGTGCGTCGCCCGGCACAGGACTTCGGAGCCGCACGCTGGGTGGGCGAGGTCTTCGAAGGATTGGCAGGACCGGACGTCGCGCGGTCGACGGTCGAGGCGGCGATCGAGAAGCGGTTGCCGGCGGATCTGCGAGACGAGGCGTGGTACCTGTTGAAGGGAGCCGAAGGGAAGTCACGTTCGCCCAACCAGCTCAGCCTTCAGCGGCTTCGATCCCTCATCGCGGCCGGTACGGTTCCTCTGACGCTGGTGGAACGAGACACGTCGAGAGTGATCGTTTCCACGATTCACCGTGCAAAAGGGTTGGAGTTCGAGCGTGCGTTCCTCGTGCACCCGAACTACACCTTCGAGGAAGAGAGCGAGTGGCCTGCGATCCGTCGAATGTACGTGGCGCTCAGCCGCGCACGCGACGATGTTGCGGTGATCGACATCCCGGACGATCGAACCTGGTTCAAGAATGTGCGCGGACGCATGTGTGAGATGCGGCGCGGTAAGAACAACAACTACGTCCGCGCAATGGAATTGACTGCCCGTGACGTCAGAGACGATTCACCCCCGCCTATGGAACCGCACAGGCTGGTCGAGATGCAACGGAATCTGGCGGCGGTATCCCCCGGTGAGGCGGTCACAGGGTTCTTCGATCCGACATCGACGATGAGCGCCCAGGAGCCGGTTTTCGTGTTGAGTACCGGTAGTGGTGAGCTGCTCGGCGTGACGGACCGGAGACTCGGGCGCCACCTCTCGTACAACTTCGGGTACAGGTTCCGTGACGGATGGGACGGTGCTACGTTGGAAGATCTCACGCTGGTCTCGATCGACACCGTCGCGACGGATCCTCGATCGACGGCCCAGGCGGGGCTCGGGGATTCGGGACTGTGGTTGGTCCCGAGAGTGTTCGGACTGGTCACCCCTGCGCAGGGGTGA